In Sphingobacterium sp. PCS056, the following proteins share a genomic window:
- a CDS encoding DUF4249 domain-containing protein — translation MKVIFNCIAVFIIVFLNSCEDKIDLKLDSVADKYVIVADLHNANTAQMIVINRAVDFSNNSASNPVIGANVVVKNITSGRSYQFVDQSNGEYIMDRMTLREGNSYALSVQMPDGSLYESTCTMPAYVAVDSIGLVRKKTFDEEYIYASLSFLDPPAKENYYKYKIKLNNEDFKFSDVFSDKFNDGLFVEHEIANEDNDIKVGDEIKILRQCIAKDVYTYWSNIKGQNPGSAAPSNPISNISNGALGYFSVSSAQYYDLKVLQTKKL, via the coding sequence ATGAAAGTTATTTTTAATTGTATCGCGGTATTCATAATTGTCTTTTTGAATTCTTGTGAAGATAAAATTGATTTGAAATTGGATTCTGTAGCGGATAAGTATGTAATCGTAGCAGATTTGCATAATGCCAATACCGCACAGATGATCGTGATTAACCGTGCTGTTGATTTTTCTAATAACTCAGCGAGTAATCCTGTGATAGGTGCCAATGTTGTCGTGAAAAATATAACAAGTGGTCGGTCGTATCAGTTTGTTGATCAGAGCAATGGTGAATACATAATGGACCGTATGACTTTGAGAGAAGGCAACAGCTATGCCTTATCGGTTCAAATGCCAGACGGAAGCTTGTATGAATCAACCTGTACGATGCCAGCATACGTTGCTGTCGATTCTATCGGCCTAGTTCGTAAAAAAACATTCGATGAAGAATATATATATGCTTCGTTGAGCTTTTTAGATCCACCTGCAAAGGAAAATTATTATAAATATAAAATAAAATTGAATAATGAAGATTTCAAATTCAGTGATGTATTTAGTGATAAGTTTAATGATGGTCTTTTTGTTGAGCATGAAATTGCCAATGAAGATAATGACATAAAAGTAGGTGATGAGATTAAAATTTTGAGACAATGTATCGCTAAAGATGTTTACACTTATTGGTCAAATATTAAAGGTCAAAATCCAGGATCTGCTGCCCCTTCAAATCCAATTTCCAATATTTCAAATGGTGCATTAGGTTATTTCAGTGTAAGTAGTGCCCAATATTATGATTTGAAAGTGTTGCAAACCAAAAAATTATAA